The proteins below are encoded in one region of Apium graveolens cultivar Ventura chromosome 4, ASM990537v1, whole genome shotgun sequence:
- the LOC141721093 gene encoding N-(5'-phosphoribosyl)anthranilate isomerase 1, chloroplastic-like, with translation MQILSGLNMGIQSQVMSTNIYTRQSFGVPETRALEAHSSRMKVFGKIARTDVLHRSTKLFATLREEEDSRPFVKMCGITSARDAALAAEAGADYIGMILWPNSKRSVSVNVARDISKAARENGAKPVGVFVDDDADTILRVSDAAELEFVQLHGDVSRAAFPLLVKENRIVYVLHADEDGILLNQMCDEECSLIDWILVDSAKGGSGKGFNWSQFKLPSIKSKYGWLLAGGIHPENVCEALTTLKPDGIDVSSGICASDGIRKDKSRISSFIDAVNSVSYKSLGK, from the exons ATGCAAATTCTCTCAG GTCTGAATATGGGGATTCAGTCTCAAGTCATGTCAACAAATATATACACAAGACAAAGCTTTG GTGTGCCGGAGACACGGGCACTGGAAGCCCATTCATCAAGGATGAAGGTGTTTGGGAAGATAGCAAGAACAGACGTGCTCCATCGTTCAACGAAACTATTTGCCACTCTCAGGGAAGAAGAAGATAGTAGACCTTTTGTAAAAATGTGTGGGATTACGTCTGCTAGAGATGCTGCTTTGGCAGCAGAAGCAGGTGCTGATTATATTGGAATGATTTTGTGGCCTAATTCCAAACGCTCAGTTTCAGTTAATGTTGCAAGGGATATTTCAAAAGCTGCAAGAGAAAATGGGGCAAAGCCTGTTGGTGTGTTTGTTGATGATGATGCTGACACAATATTAAGGGTTTCAGATGCAGCAGAACTTGAGTTTGTGCAG CTTCATGGAGATGTTTCAAGGGCTGCATTCCCATTGTTAGTCAAGGAAAATCGGATAGTCTATGTCCTACATGCTGATGAAGATGGGATCCTTTTAAACCAAATGTGCGATGAAGAATGTTCTTTAATTGATTGGATACTTGTGGATAGTGCAAAAGGTGGCAG TGGTAAAGGCTTCAATTGGTCCCAATTTAAGCTACCTTCGATAAAGAGTAAATATGGATGGCTCTTGGCAGGAGGTATTCACCCAGAAAATGTATGTGAAGCTCTTACCACTCTAAAGCCGGATGGAATCGATGTGAGCAGCGGCATTTGTGCTTCAGATGGCATACGGAAAGACAAGTCAAGAATATCTTCCTTTATCGATGCAGTGAATTCTGTGAGTTATAAAAGTTTGGGGAAGTAA